From one Flavobacterium sp. N502536 genomic stretch:
- a CDS encoding NADAR family protein, translating to MKYNINTIVPESKFLFFWGHQPTNDGSISKTCFSQWWLSAFTVDNVTYKTAEHWMMAKKAELFKDNEVLAKIIKANSPAEAKKLGREVKNYNETLWLAARFDIVKEGNYHKFSQNQELKTFLLNTKDRIIVEASPVDAIWGIGMAGDHKDVLNPAKWKGLNLLGFALMEVRDELR from the coding sequence ATGAAATACAATATAAATACCATAGTTCCGGAAAGTAAATTTTTATTTTTTTGGGGACACCAGCCAACAAACGACGGAAGCATTTCGAAAACCTGTTTCAGTCAGTGGTGGTTAAGTGCTTTTACCGTTGATAACGTGACTTACAAAACTGCCGAACACTGGATGATGGCTAAGAAGGCTGAATTGTTTAAAGATAACGAAGTTTTAGCAAAAATTATTAAAGCCAATTCTCCTGCCGAAGCTAAAAAGTTAGGACGAGAAGTGAAGAATTATAATGAAACGCTTTGGTTAGCTGCCAGATTTGACATTGTGAAAGAAGGTAATTATCATAAATTCAGTCAAAATCAAGAACTAAAAACTTTTTTACTAAATACGAAGGACAGAATTATTGTAGAAGCCAGTCCGGTTGATGCCATTTGGGGAATTGGTATGGCTGGTGATCACAAAGATGTTTTGAATCCCGCTAAATGGAAAGGCTTGAATTTGTTAGGTTTTGCTTTGATGGAAGTTAGAGATGAATTG
- the prs gene encoding ribose-phosphate diphosphokinase, which translates to MILNLDPKFTPILNTEEIKFQSFTFSGGEPHIKINPDFDPTQKVTITHRLNSFNDLGLLCITVDALRRMEVKVIDLFIPYFPAARQDRVMIKGESLSVKVYADIINSLQLNKVFVFDAHSEVTPALVNNCEVIPNHTFIAEVLKVIGENVKLISPDGGALKKIYKVSEFLGGIDVVECSKSRDVKTGRLSGFKVYEDDLNGMDCLIVDDICDGGGTFVGLAEELKKKNAGKLYLAVSHGIFNKGFEVLNCFDAIFTTNSVKDFEGESVQVIGLDQLV; encoded by the coding sequence ATGATACTTAACTTAGACCCAAAATTCACTCCAATTCTTAATACAGAAGAAATAAAATTCCAAAGCTTTACATTTTCAGGAGGAGAGCCTCATATCAAAATTAACCCTGATTTTGATCCTACACAAAAAGTAACCATTACACATCGATTAAATTCATTCAACGATTTAGGTTTATTGTGCATCACAGTAGACGCGCTGCGCAGAATGGAGGTTAAAGTAATTGATTTGTTCATTCCGTATTTCCCGGCAGCCAGACAGGATCGTGTAATGATTAAAGGCGAATCTTTATCTGTAAAAGTATATGCTGATATCATCAATTCGCTTCAGTTGAATAAAGTGTTTGTTTTTGATGCGCACTCTGAAGTGACTCCGGCATTGGTAAACAATTGCGAAGTGATCCCTAATCATACTTTTATAGCAGAAGTTTTAAAAGTAATTGGTGAAAACGTAAAATTAATTTCTCCTGATGGTGGCGCTTTAAAGAAAATCTACAAAGTTTCTGAATTTCTGGGTGGTATTGATGTGGTAGAATGCAGCAAAAGCCGCGATGTAAAAACCGGAAGATTATCTGGTTTCAAAGTATATGAAGACGATCTAAACGGAATGGATTGTTTAATTGTGGATGATATTTGTGACGGAGGAGGAACTTTCGTAGGACTGGCCGAAGAGCTAAAAAAGAAAAATGCAGGAAAATTATACCTGGCCGTAAGCCACGGAATTTTCAATAAAGGTTTCGAAGTTTTAAATTGCTTCGACGCTATTTTTACCACCAATTCCGTAAAAGATTTCGAAGGCGAAAGCGTTCAGGTGATTGGATTGGATCAATTAGTTTAA
- a CDS encoding NUDIX hydrolase, protein MENFQNIRIAVDAIVFGYKNNSLYVLLIEQKFGSAEKYWALPGGLVKHDESLSEAVIRELHEETNVRLTYMEQLYTFGDDINRDSRNRVISVAYYALVDASGLEIKADTDAERVQWCKIDEIPALAFDHNLIVKKAIARLKAKLTYEPVGFDLLPQEFLFSDLENLYCTILEKEIDRRNFRKKILSYGFLDQTDHFSPVKSGRPAKLFRFNDLKYKELIEKGFHFEIKFA, encoded by the coding sequence ATGGAGAATTTTCAAAATATTCGGATTGCGGTTGATGCCATTGTGTTTGGATATAAGAACAACAGTTTGTATGTCCTTTTAATTGAGCAAAAGTTTGGCTCTGCCGAAAAGTATTGGGCTTTGCCGGGCGGTTTAGTAAAACACGATGAATCTTTAAGTGAAGCGGTTATCAGAGAGCTGCACGAAGAGACCAATGTTCGGCTTACTTATATGGAACAGCTCTATACTTTTGGAGATGATATTAACCGGGACTCCAGAAATCGTGTCATTTCGGTTGCCTATTATGCTTTAGTAGACGCTTCAGGTCTGGAAATTAAGGCTGATACCGATGCCGAACGAGTGCAATGGTGCAAAATAGACGAGATTCCCGCTCTGGCTTTCGATCATAATTTAATAGTAAAAAAAGCGATCGCAAGACTAAAAGCAAAACTGACTTATGAACCGGTGGGCTTTGATTTACTTCCACAAGAATTTCTATTTTCCGACTTAGAGAATCTTTACTGTACCATTTTGGAGAAAGAAATTGACCGTCGAAATTTCAGAAAGAAGATACTCAGTTATGGCTTTCTAGATCAAACCGATCATTTTTCGCCCGTAAAAAGCGGCCGTCCTGCAAAACTTTTTAGGTTTAATGATTTGAAATATAAAGAGTTAATCGAGAAAGGCTTTCACTTCGAAATAAAGTTTGCGTAA
- a CDS encoding PKD domain-containing protein — protein sequence MKKIVSILMLALVFFAANSCSKDDAEEIVDCLGEAIFVKLHNSTDATNPKLMNYSVGYSGTGTLVGVKWTFGDGTTGTGTSTTHIYPAAGTYEVKAEVTVAKNGADCTSIPKRTVTIN from the coding sequence ATGAAAAAGATAGTATCAATTTTAATGCTTGCTCTGGTGTTTTTTGCGGCGAACTCCTGCAGCAAAGACGACGCTGAGGAGATTGTAGATTGCCTGGGAGAAGCAATTTTTGTAAAACTACATAATTCAACTGATGCTACTAATCCGAAATTAATGAACTACTCCGTTGGTTATAGCGGAACCGGAACTTTAGTGGGGGTAAAGTGGACATTTGGCGACGGTACCACCGGAACCGGGACCAGTACTACACATATTTACCCGGCAGCAGGAACGTATGAGGTGAAAGCAGAGGTTACTGTTGCAAAAAATGGTGCAGATTGTACGTCTATTCCAAAAAGAACAGTAACAATAAATTAG
- a CDS encoding LysR family transcriptional regulator, translating to MVNLEWYRTFKAVYKNGNFSIAAKELFMSQPAVSQQISMLEAHVGNKLFNRKSKGVEPTEYAKLLNNLIIDALDRLENVESTFRAKAEDATRLISVGISRNLFNCIGNLLISKFDLIDFTFAENDVLFELVDAKKLDFAITTKRYDTFDTIYEIVGKIKLIMVAPVRLDATEFRQKLKADNYTAVEQWLNEQKWYSHDARIPHIKLFWLHAFNKKRPSMVPNYIIPSESEMLRMLSDNEGVAVTWNCNARKYITENKLQLLWNSFHVPEEYVYLLTAKNNNLNSFFEIISKELKLFFGNRL from the coding sequence ATGGTGAATCTGGAGTGGTACAGAACCTTTAAGGCTGTATATAAAAACGGAAATTTTTCGATCGCTGCAAAAGAGTTATTTATGAGTCAGCCTGCAGTTAGCCAGCAAATCTCAATGCTGGAAGCCCATGTTGGGAATAAATTGTTTAACCGAAAGTCAAAAGGCGTAGAACCAACGGAATACGCTAAGTTACTCAATAATTTAATCATAGATGCCCTCGACCGGCTTGAAAATGTAGAGAGTACTTTTCGCGCAAAAGCAGAAGATGCTACCCGATTAATTTCGGTTGGTATTTCGAGGAATCTTTTTAATTGTATTGGAAATCTGCTGATCTCTAAGTTTGATTTAATCGATTTTACTTTTGCAGAAAACGATGTGCTCTTTGAGTTAGTGGATGCTAAAAAACTTGATTTTGCAATCACCACAAAAAGGTATGATACGTTTGATACGATTTATGAAATCGTGGGAAAAATTAAGCTAATCATGGTGGCGCCGGTGCGTTTGGATGCGACTGAATTTCGTCAGAAACTGAAAGCGGATAATTATACCGCAGTAGAGCAGTGGCTGAATGAGCAAAAATGGTACAGCCATGATGCAAGAATTCCGCACATAAAACTATTCTGGCTGCATGCTTTCAATAAAAAAAGGCCGTCGATGGTGCCAAATTATATTATTCCCTCTGAATCTGAAATGCTCCGAATGTTATCCGATAATGAAGGAGTTGCGGTTACCTGGAATTGCAATGCGAGAAAATACATTACAGAGAATAAACTACAATTGTTATGGAACAGTTTTCATGTACCGGAAGAGTATGTGTATCTGCTGACCGCTAAAAACAATAATTTGAATTCGTTTTTTGAAATTATTTCCAAAGAATTAAAATTGTTTTTTGGTAACCGATTATGA
- a CDS encoding type 1 glutamine amidotransferase domain-containing protein produces the protein MKKIALLTIIAFSAFSTSAIAQKSTKKGTKKVLFVVTSNDKLGNTGEKTGFWSEEFAAPYYELLDQGVEITIASPLGGQPPIDPKSADPASATADTKRFDADKTLQEKLKHTHKLSTINQKDYDAVFYPGGHGPLWDLVEDKNSIALIESFYTHKKPVAFVCHAPAVLKNVKVNGVFLVKGKNVTGFTNAEEEAVGLTKVVPFLLEDALTKNGAKFSKEANWQPYAVQDGLLITGQNPASSKLVAGKLLQQLK, from the coding sequence ATGAAAAAAATAGCCTTACTTACGATTATAGCATTCAGTGCTTTTAGCACCTCTGCTATAGCTCAAAAATCAACAAAAAAAGGTACCAAAAAGGTACTATTTGTTGTAACCAGCAACGATAAACTGGGGAATACCGGAGAGAAAACCGGATTTTGGTCAGAAGAATTCGCTGCACCATATTATGAACTATTAGATCAGGGTGTCGAAATCACCATTGCTTCGCCTTTAGGAGGTCAGCCGCCAATTGATCCAAAAAGTGCCGATCCGGCATCGGCAACCGCAGACACTAAACGTTTTGACGCCGATAAAACTTTACAGGAAAAATTAAAACATACCCATAAACTTTCGACCATCAACCAGAAAGATTATGATGCTGTTTTTTATCCGGGAGGTCACGGACCACTTTGGGACCTGGTAGAAGATAAAAACTCGATTGCTTTGATCGAATCTTTCTACACTCATAAAAAACCTGTTGCCTTTGTTTGTCACGCTCCGGCAGTTTTAAAAAACGTAAAAGTTAACGGTGTCTTTTTAGTGAAAGGCAAAAATGTTACCGGTTTTACAAATGCCGAAGAGGAAGCTGTGGGGCTAACCAAAGTAGTTCCATTTTTACTCGAAGATGCTTTGACAAAAAATGGCGCCAAGTTTTCGAAAGAAGCCAACTGGCAGCCATATGCCGTACAAGACGGTCTTTTAATTACAGGACAAAATCCGGCCTCGTCTAAATTAGTGGCTGGAAAATTATTACAACAGTTAAAGTAA
- a CDS encoding iron-containing alcohol dehydrogenase, translating to MLNFELYNPTNLIFGKGQIEKLSTLVPKDAKILLAYGGGSIFKNGIHEQVINHLKGFDIVEFGGIEPNPHFETLMKAVAVIKAEKIDFILAVGGGSVIDGVKFISAAVNFDGDPIDILQKRLLIKENAVPFGTVLTLPATGSEMNSGAVVTIEATQEKLAFGGSALFPKFSICDPTVIASLPKRQLQNGVVDAYTHVMEQYLTYPHEGYLQDRIAEGILQTLIEVGPKVVENPTDYALASNFMWSCTMALNGLIQKGVPSDWATHMIGHELTALYGIDHARTLAIIGPSLYQIMFDTKKEKLAQYGRRIFSLTGSDDEVAKEAINKTVAFFHTMGMDTKLSQYTDDYSKTADFIVNRFNERGWKGLGEKQLITLEKVKSIVEMSY from the coding sequence ATGCTAAACTTTGAATTATACAATCCGACGAATTTAATCTTCGGAAAAGGACAAATTGAAAAACTTTCTACTCTGGTTCCTAAAGATGCCAAAATCTTACTGGCTTATGGTGGTGGAAGTATTTTTAAAAACGGAATTCACGAACAAGTCATCAACCATTTAAAGGGTTTTGATATTGTAGAATTTGGCGGAATCGAACCCAATCCACATTTCGAAACTTTAATGAAAGCGGTTGCTGTTATTAAAGCAGAAAAAATTGATTTCATTTTAGCTGTTGGTGGCGGTTCAGTAATCGACGGGGTAAAATTCATTTCAGCGGCTGTAAATTTCGACGGAGATCCGATTGATATTCTGCAAAAACGTTTACTTATTAAAGAAAACGCTGTTCCTTTCGGAACTGTTTTGACTTTACCTGCAACGGGAAGCGAAATGAATTCGGGAGCTGTTGTTACCATCGAAGCAACACAGGAAAAACTGGCTTTTGGCGGAAGTGCCCTTTTTCCTAAATTTTCAATTTGCGACCCAACTGTCATTGCTTCGTTGCCTAAAAGACAATTGCAAAATGGTGTTGTCGATGCCTATACACACGTAATGGAGCAATACCTGACTTACCCGCACGAAGGCTATTTACAAGACCGCATTGCCGAAGGAATTTTACAGACTCTAATTGAAGTTGGCCCAAAAGTAGTTGAGAATCCAACCGACTATGCTTTGGCTTCTAATTTTATGTGGAGCTGTACAATGGCTTTAAACGGACTGATCCAAAAAGGAGTTCCTTCGGACTGGGCCACCCACATGATTGGTCATGAATTAACGGCTTTGTACGGAATTGATCATGCCAGAACTTTGGCGATTATCGGACCTAGTTTGTACCAAATAATGTTTGATACGAAAAAAGAAAAACTCGCACAATATGGCCGAAGAATTTTCAGCTTAACGGGTTCTGATGATGAAGTGGCAAAAGAAGCAATCAATAAAACCGTTGCTTTTTTCCATACCATGGGAATGGATACTAAGCTCTCACAATACACCGACGATTATAGCAAAACAGCCGATTTTATCGTAAATCGTTTTAATGAAAGAGGCTGGAAAGGTTTGGGAGAAAAACAATTGATTACGCTGGAAAAAGTAAAATCGATTGTTGAAATGAGCTACTAA